One region of Seriola aureovittata isolate HTS-2021-v1 ecotype China chromosome 15, ASM2101889v1, whole genome shotgun sequence genomic DNA includes:
- the LOC130182172 gene encoding spectrin family protein isoform X2, translating to MSTISPTDFDSLEIQQQYNDINNRWDLAAETDWDNENSSARLFERSRIKALADEREAVQKKTFTKWVNSHLGRVTCRIGDLYTDLRDGRMLIRLLEVLSGEQLPKPTKGRMRIHCLENVDKALQFLKEQKVHLENMGSHDIVDGNHRLTLGLIWTIILRFQIQDISVETEDNKEKKSAKDALLLWCQMKTAGYPNVNIHNFTTSWRDGLAFNAIVHKHRPDLIEFDNLKRSNAHYNLQNAFNVAEKELGLTKLLDPEDVNVDQPDEKSIITYVATYYHYFSKMKALAVEGKRIGKVLDYAIEADQLIEKYETLASELLQWIEQTIVTLNDRQLANSLSAVQNQLQAFNSYRTVEKPPKFTEKGNLEVLLFTIQSKMRANNQKVYMPREGKLISDINKAWERLEKAEHERELALRNELIRQEKLEMLAARFDRKAAMRETWLSENQRLVSQDNFGTDLGAVEAATRKHEAIETDIGAYWERVAAVEAVAKELEAESYHDVRRVIARRDNVLRLWEYLKELLVARRERLNAHRDLQRLFQEMRYIMDWMAEMKGRLQSQDSGKHLHDVLDLLQKHTLVEADISAQAERIKGVQGAAKRFTSYEQAYKPCEPGLVSEKVDLLGQAYEELGQLAGKRRESLEDSRRLWQFLWDVGEEAAWIREQEQILASGDCGRDLTSALHLLSKHEAFRDEMAARYGPLSNSIAAGEALINEGHFGAPEVTERIQDIRAQWTHLEETTKLREQSLKEAVALHQFQTDANDMEAWIMETLRQVSSQEVGHDEFSTQTLARKQREIEEEIQSHRPLIESLHEQVQALPQAYIQFPQVDGRLPAIEQRYEELEFLSAARRQALEGALALYRMFSEAGACQLWVEEKEQWLHGMEIPTKLEDLEVVQQRFETLEPEMNNLGTRVTDVNQVAEQLLSSDNCSKDQIHHTRDQLNNRWTEFEQLAGQKKQALESALNIQNYHLECNEIQTWMKEKTKVIESTQSLGNDLAGVMALQRKLTGMERDLEAIQGKLDDLRNEAEKLAKEHPDQAGEIQGRLAEIQEVWEELNATMKRREESLGEASKLQGFLRDLDDFQSWLSRTQTAVASEDIPTSLPEAESLLAQHESIKNEVDNYKEDYEKMRAVGEEVTQGQTDAQHMFLAQRLQALDTGWHELRRMWENRHSLLAQAFDFQTFLRDAKQAEAFLNSQEYVLSHTEMPSSLQGAEEAIKKHEDFLTTTEASEEKITGVVEAGRRLINDCNANSDKIQEKVDSIQERHVKNKKAANELLTKLKDNRELQHFLQDGQELTLWINEKMLTAQDMSYDEARNLHSKWQKHQAFMAELASNKDWLDKIDKEGQALVAEKPELKPVVQQTLEDLQRQWEELEGTTRTKAQCLFDANRAELFTQSCSALDVWLKNLESQLHSDDYGKDLTSVNILLKKHQMLEHQMEVREKEVQSLQSQALALSQEDAGLAEVDGQQRRVTDNFENLQDPLKLRRQRLLASKEAHQFNRDLEDEILWVKERMPLATSTDHGKDLPTVQLLIKKNQTLQKEIQGHQPRIDDIHRRGKDQSQVDGERQSVLEERLVELRGLWDQLIAETDKRHARLIEANRAQQFYADAAEAEAWMGEQELHMMSEEKAKDEQSALVMVKKHQILEQALEDYAQTIHQLANSSRLMVTSEHPESERITLRQAQVDKLYAGLKDLAEERRGRLQERLRLTQLKREVDDLEQWIAEREVVAGSHELGQDYEHVTMLRDKFREFARDTSTIGQERVDGVNGLADDLIESGHPENASVAEWKDGLNEAWADLLELIDTRTQMLAASYELHRFHQDAMEVLGRVKEKREALPSDLGRDLNTVQHLHRQHNTFEHDIQALSGQVNQVQDDAARLQKAYAGEKADDIHRSEHAVTSAWEGLLEAGQARRLLLLDTVEKFRFFNMVRDLMLWMDGVNLQIDAHDSPRDVSSAGLVIANHQDIKSEIETRADSFTACFEMGNTLINNCHYAADEIREKLAQLQEKRDRINKKWQDKMDHLQIVLEVLQFGRDAYVAESWLAGQEPLVRAAELGSNVDEVESLIKRHEAFEKLAAAWEERFFLLEKLTTLEEQEIQRRREEEERARRPPTPPPAEEVAQSETESQAHDSAARTSLDQTTLNQSVSVNGVHSDNDTSQSLSLSLSVGKKSEPKRVSRPKQLERGSESESVNGPGRDSGLASSRLEPSATLPSRGGAESEPETMEGMLCRKQEMESHSKKAASRSWQNVYCVLRKGSLGFYKDGKSASNGIPYHGEVPISLGEAVCEVAHDYKKRKHVFKLRLGDGKEYLFQAKDEAEMSSWIRSILGSIPTGAGDSPGGPRALSRAMTMPPISPSSGDAGGVTMRNKEGKEKDREKRFSFFGKKK from the exons ATGAGCACCATCTCGCCAACGGACTTTGACAGCTTGGAGATCCAGCAGCAGTATAATGACATCAACAACCGCTGGGATCTGGCAGCAGAAACTGACTGGGATAATGAGAACAGTTCAGCACGCCTCTTTGAGCGCTCACGAATCAAGGCTCTCGCAG ATGAGCGTGAAGCAGTACAGAAGAAGACCTTTACAAAATGGGTGAACTCTCACTTAGGTCGAGTGACTTGTCGCATTGGTGACTTGTACACTGACCTGCGCGATGGTCGCATGCTAATCCGCCTTCTGGAAGTGCTCTCAGGAGAACAGCTG CCAAAGCCCACTAAGGGCCGCATGCGTATCCACTGCCTGGAAAATGTTGATAAAGCCCTGCAGTTTCTCAAAGAGCAAAAAGTACATCTAGAAAACATGGGCTCACATGACATTGTGGACGGGAATCACCGTCTCACCTTGGGTCTCATCTGGACCATCATCCTTCGTTTCCAG ATCCAGGACATCAGTGTGGAGACAGAAgacaacaaggagaaaaaatCAGCTAAAGATGCTTTGCTGCTTTGGTGCCAAATGAAAACTGCTGG ATACCCCAATGTCAACATTCACAACTTCACTACCAGCTGGCGAGATGGTCTGGCGTTCAATGCCattgtgcacaaacacag ACCTGACCTGATTGAGTTTGACAACCTAAAGAGGTCAAATGCTCACTACAATCTCCAGAATGCTTTCAATGTGGCTGAGAAGGAACTGGGGCTTACCAAGTTGCTGGACCCAGAGG atGTTAATGTTGATCAACCTGATGAAAAATCCATCATTACCTATGTCGCGACCTACTACCATTACTTCTCCAAGATGAAAGCCCTGGCAGTGGAGGGCAAAAGAATTGGCAAG GTGCTGGACTATGCTATTGAGGCTGACCAACTGATAGAGAAGTATGAGACCCTGGCCTCAGAGCTACTGCAGTGGATTGAGCAGACCATAGTGACGCTTAATGATAGGCAGTTGGCTAACTCACTGAGTGCTGTGCAGAACCAGCTCCAGGCTTTCAACTCATACCGGACTGTGGAGAAACCCCCCAA ATTTACAGAGAAAGGAAACTTGGAAGTTCTCCTCTTTACTATCCAGAGTAAGATGCGAGCAAACAACCAGAAAGTCTACATGCCAAGAGAGGGCAAACTCATCTCTGACATCAATAAG GCATGGGAGCGACTTGAAAAGGCAGAGCATGAACGTGAGCTGGCACTGAGAAACGAGTTGATTCGCCAGGAGAAGCTGGAGATGCTCGCTGCTCGTTTTGACCGCAAAGCTGCTATGCGGGAGACATGGCTGAGTGAGAACCAGAGGCTTGTGTCTCAG GACAACTTTGGAACTGACTTGGGAGCAGTGGAAGCTGCCACCCGTAAACACGAAGCAATTGAGACAGACATCGGGGCATACTGGGAACGTGTGGCTGCTGTGGAGGCTGTTGCCAAAGAGCTTGAAGCAGAGTCATACCATGATGTACGACGTGTAATTGCACGAAGGGACAATGTGCTTCGACTCTGGGAATATCTGAAAGAACTTCTGGTTGCACGCAGGGAGCGGCTGAATGCCCATCGCGACCTACAGAGACTGTTTCAGGAGATGCGTTACATCATGGACTGGATGGCAGAAATGAAG gGTCGTCTGCAGTCTCAGGATAGCGGCAAACATTTGCATGATGTGTTAGACCTACTTCAGAAACACACTCTGGTAGAGGCTGACATTTCAGCTCAGGCAGAGAGGATCAAGGGAGTGCAGGGAGCCGCAAAGCGCTTCACTTCCTATGAACAGG CCTACAAACCATGTGAGCCAGGGCTAGTTAGTGAGAAGGTTGACCTGCTGGGTCAAGCCTATGAGGAGCTTGGTCAGCTTGCTGGGAAACGCAGAGAGAGTCTCGAGGATTCTCGACGTCTGTGGCAGTTCCTGTGGGATGTCGGAGAGGAGGCAGCCTGGATCAGAGAACAGGAGCAGATCCTGGCCAGTGGAGACTGTGGGCGTGACCTCACTTCCGCTCTTCACCTGCTTAGTAAACATGAGGCTTTCAGGGATGAGATGGCAGCCCGCTATGGCCCCCTGAGTAACAGCATTGCTGCTGGGGAAGCTTTGATTAACGAGGGACACTTTGGAGCCCCAGAGGTCACAGAGAGGATTCAAGACATCCGTGCACAATGGACACATCTGGAGGAG ACAACTAAACTGAGAGAGCAGAGTCTTAAGGAAGCTGTGGCTCTGCATCAGTTCCAAACAGATGCCAATGACATGGAGGCCTGGATCATGGAGACACTTAGGCAGGTGTCAAGTCAGGAGGTGGGCCACGATGAGTTCTCCACCCAAACTCTAGCTCGCAAGCAGAGGGAAATAGAGGAGGAGATCCAGAGCCACCGCCCCCTCATCGAATCCCTACATGAGCAGGTCCAAGCACTGCCACAGGCCTATATACAATTCCCTCAG GTGGATGGACGCCTACCTGCTATTGAGCAGCGCTATGAAGAACTGGAGTTTCTGTCAGCAGCTCGGCGGCAGGCTTTGGAAGGTGCCCTTGCCCTCTACCGCATGTTCAGTGAAGCTGGTGCCTGCCAGCTCTGGGTAGAAGAAAAGGAGCAGTGGTTACATGGCATGGAGATACCTACCAAACTGGAGGACTTAGAGGTGGTGCagcagag ATTTGAGACTCTTGAACCTGAGATGAACAACCTAGGCACTCGTGTAACTGATGTGAACCAGGTGGCTGAGCAGTTGCTGAGCTCCGACAACTGTAGCAAAGACCAAATCCACCACACACGAGACCAACTGAACAACAG ATGGACAGAGTTTGAACAATTGGCTGGCCAGAAAAAACAAGCCCTAGAGTCTGCTCTTAACATCCAGAACTACCACCTGGAGTGTAATGAGATCCAAACTTGGATGAAGGAAAAGACCAAGGTGATAGAATCTACTCAGAGCCTGGGCAATGACCTGGCTGGAGTGATGGCACTGCAACGCAAACTCACTGGCATGGAGAGGGACCTGGAGGCAATTCAG gGAAAATTGGATGACCTTAGAAATGAGGCAGAAAAGCTGGCCAAGGAACATCCAGATCAGGCAGGAGAGATCCAGGGACGTCTGGCAGAGATTCAAGAGGTGTGGGAAGAGTTGAATGCCACCATGAAGCGACGTGAGGAGTCATTGGGCGAAGCCAGCAAGCTGCAGGGCTTCCTTAGGGACCTGGATGACTTCCAGTCCTGGTTGTCCCGCACTCAGACAGCCGTGGCGTCAGAGGACATTCCCACTTCTCTGCCTGAGGCTGAGAGTTTGCTAGCCCAGCATGAGAGTATCAAGAATGAGGTTGATAACTATAAGGAGGACTATGAGAAGATGCGGGCAGTCGGTGAGGAGGTGACCCAAGGTCAGACAGATGCCCAGCACATGTTCCTGGCCCAGAGGCTCCAGGCACTGGATACCGGGTGGCATGAGTTGCGTCGCATGTGGGAGAACCGCCACAGTCTTTTGGCCCAAGCCTTTGACTTCCAGACTTTCTTGAGAGATGCAAAGCAGGCAGAAGCTTTCCTGAACAGCCAG GAGTATGTGCTGTCCCACACAGAGATGCCCAGCAGTCTTCAGGGAGCGGAAGAGGCCATTAAGAAGCATGAGGATTTCCTCACTACCACAGAGGCCAGTGAGGAGAAGATAACTGGTGTGGTGGAGGCTGGACGGCGCCTCATTAACGATTGTAATGCAAACTCTGACAAAATCCAGGAAAAAGTTGATTCCATCCAAGAAAG GCATGTTAAGAATAAGAAGGCTGCGAATGAATTGCTTACAAAGCTTAAGGACAACCGTGAACTTCAGCACTTCCTCCAAGATGGCcaggag CTCACATTGTGGATCAATGAGAAAATGCTGACAGCACAAGACATGTCTTATGATGAGGCCAGAAATCTTCACAGCAAGTGGCAGAAGCACCAGGCCTTCATGGCAGAGCTGGCCTCTAACAAAGACTGGCTGGACAAAATTGACAAG GAGGGTCAGGCATTGGTGGCAGAGAAGCCTGAGCTGAAACCTGTTGTCCAGCAGACCCTGGAGGACTTACAGCGTCAATGGGAGGAGCTGGAGGGCACCACTCGCACCAAGGCCCAGTGTTTGTTTGATGCTAACAGGGCAGAGCTCTTtacacagagctgctctgctCTAGATGTCTGGCTGAAAAACCTTGAGAGTCAGCTGCATAGTGACGACTATGGTAAAGATTTGACCAGTGTCAACATCCTGCTCAAGAAACATCAG ATGCTGGAGCATCAGATGGAGGTCCGAGAGAAGGAGGTGCAGTCCCTGCAGTCTCAGGCACTGGCGTTGTCCCAGGAGGACGCTGGACTAGCTGAGGTAGATGGTCAGCAAAGGCGTGTCACTGACAACTTTGAAAATCTTCAGGATCCTCTCAAACTGAGGCGGCAGCGACTACTTGCCTCTAAAGAAGCACATCAGTTCAACAGAGATCTGGAGGATGAAATT ctATGGGTGAAAGAGAGGATGCCCCTAGCAACCTCCACAGACCATGGAAAAGACCTGCCTACCGTTCAGCTTCTAATCAAAAAGAACCAG ACATTGCAGAAGGAGATCCAGGGCCACCAGCCTCGCATTGATGACATCCACAGACGAGGAAAGGATCAGAGTCAGGTAGATGGTGAGAGACAGTCTGTCCTAGAGGAGCGTCTTGTTGAGCTGAGGGGCCTTTGGGACCAGCTGATTGCCGAGACAGACAAACGTCATGCCCGTCTAATAGAGGCCAATCGCGCCCAGCAGTTCTATGCTgatgcagcagaggcagaggccTGGATGGGTGAGCAAGAGCTACACATGATGTCAGAAGAAAAAGCCAAG GATGAGCAAAGCGCACTAGTGATGGTCAAAAAGCACCAGATCCTGGAACAGGCTCTTGAAGACTACGCCCAAACCATTCATCAGCTAGCCAACAGCAGTCGCCTAATGGTCACCAGTGAACACCCAGAGAG cGAGAGAATCACCTTACGGCAAGCCCAAGTGGACAAGCTGTATGCAGGGTTGAAAGACCTTGCTGAGGAGCGTCGTGGGCGGCTTCAGGAGAGACTGCGACTGACCCAGCTGAAGCGGGAGGTGGATGACCTAGAACAGTGGATTGCTGAAAGGGAGGTGGTTGCTGGTTCCCATGAACTAGGACAGGACTATGAACATGTCACc ATGCTGAGGGACAAGTTCCGGGAGTTTGCTCGTGACACCAGCACCATCGGCCAAGAGCGCGTAGATGGTGTAAATGGGCTGGCAGATGACCTGATTGAGTCAGGTCATCCTGAGAACGCCAGTGTGGCTGAGTGGAAGGATGGGTTAAACGAGGCCTGGGCAGATCTGCTAGAGCTGATTGACACACGCACGCAAATGTTGGCAGCCTCCTATGAATTGCATCGCTTCCATCAGGATGCCATGGAGGTGCTTGGACGTGTTAAGGAAAAGAGGGAGGCGCTGCCTTCTGACCTGGGCCGTGATCTGAACACTGTCCAACATCTACACAGACAGCACAACACTTTTGAACATGACATCCAAGCCCTCAGTGGACAG GTGAACCAGGTTCAGGATGATGCAGCACGGCTGCAGAAGGCTTATGCTGGAGAAAAAGCTGATGATATTCACAGGAGCGAACATGCTGTGACCTCTGCCTGGGAGGGCCTGCTTGAGGCTGGTCAGGCTCGCAGGCTCCTCCTGCTGGACACTGTGGAGAAATTCCGCTTCTTTAACATGGTGCGAGACCTAATGCTCTGGATGGACGGTGTTAACCTGCAGATTGACGCACATGACAGTCCCAG GGATGTATCTTCTGCAGGGCTGGTCATTGCCAATCATCAGGACATCAAGTCAGAGATTGAGACCAGGGCAGACAGCTTTACTGCCTGTTTTGAGATGGGAAATACTCTCATCAACAACTGTCACTATGCAGCTGATGAG ATACGAGAGAAACTGGCTCAACTtcaggaaaagagagacaggatCAACAAAAAGTGGCAAGACAAGATGGATCATTTACAAATTG TGCTGGAGGTGTTGCAGTTTGGACGTGATGCCTATGTGGCAGAGTCTTGGTTGGCAGGGCAAGAACCTCTGGTGCGAGCAGCAGAGCTGGGCTCAAATGTGGATGAAGTAGAGAGCCTAATTAAGCGCCATGAGGCCTTTGAGAAACTTGCTGCAGCCTGGGAAGAGCGCTTTTTCCTACTGGAGAAACTCACTACA CTTGAGGAGCAGGAGATCCAGAGGAggcgagaggaagaggagagggcaCGGCGACCCCCTACACCACCCCCAGCTGAAGAAGTGGCACAATCTGAGACAGAAAGTCAAGCACATGACTCTGCAGCCAG AACCAGTCTGGACCAGACCACACTCAATCAGTCGGTGTCAGTGAATGGAGTACACAGTGACAATGATACATCTCAG TCATTATCGCTATCGTTGTCAGTGGGAAAGAAATCAGAGCCTAAACGTGTGTCTAGGCCAAAGCAGCTGGAGCGT GGCTCTGAGTCTGAGTCGGTGAACGGTCCAGGTAGGGACAGTGGGCTGGCATCTTCTCGCCTTGAGCCGTCTGCCACGTTACCAAGCAGGGGTGGAGCAGAGTCTGAGCCAGAAACCATGGAGGGGATGCTCTGTCGAAAACAAGAGATGGAGTCCCACAGCAAAAAGGCAGCTAGCAG GTCCTGGCAGAATGTGTACTGTGTCCTAAGAAAAGGAAGTCTTGGTTTTTATAAAGATGGCAAGAGCGCAAGCAATGGCATTCCATACCATGGAGAGGTACCCATAAGCCTCggagaggctgtgtgtgaggTAGCCCACGACTATAAGAAGAGGAAACATGTATTCAAGCTcag GCTAGGGGATGGAAAAGAGTACCTGTTCCAAGCAAAGGATGAG GCGGAAATGAGCTCCTGGATCAGGTCCATCCTTGGCTCCATTccaacaggagcaggagactCGCCTGGAGGTCCACGGGCCCTCAGCCGTGCCATGACGATGCCTCCCATCTCCCCCAGCTCAGGTGATGCTGGAGGTGTTACCATGCGCAACAAAGAGGGCAAAGAGAAGGATCGTGAGAAGAGGTTCAGCTTctttggaaagaaaaaatag